The genome window TTTTAGTTTTTCCGCTTTGGCAATCGCTTCTTCAATGCTACCCACCATATAGAATGCATTCTCAGGCATATCGTCGTATTTGCCTTCCAAGATGCCCTTAAATCCAGCAATGGACTCTTCTAATGTAACATACTTACCTGGACTTCCTGTAAAAACTTCTGCTACAAAGAAAGGTTGCGAAAGGAATTTTTCAATTTTACGCGCACGATCAACAACCATTTTATCTTCCTCGCTAAGTTCATCCATACCTAAAATAGCAATAATGTCTTGTAAATCTTTGTATTTTTGAAGCACAGCCTGAACGCCTCTAGCAACCTGATAGTGATCTTCTCCAAGAATTTGCGGATCAAGCATACGTGAACTTGAATCCAAAGGATCAACTGCAGGATAAATTCCTTTTTCAGCAATCGAACGGTTTAGAACTGTTGTTGCATCAAGGTGTGCAAATACTGTTGCAGGCGCTGGGTCAGTCAAGTCATCCGCAGGAACATAAACCGCTTGAACAGAAGTAATAGAACCTTTTTTGGTTGATGTAATGCGCTCTTGAAAGCGTCCCATTTCACTTGCAAGGGTCGGCTGATAGCCTACCGCGGAAGGGATACGCCCAAGGAGTGCTGACATTTCTGCTCCAGATTGAGAAAAGCGGAAAATGTTGTCAATAAACATCAATACGTCCAGTCCCATCTCATCCCTAAAATACTCAGCCATCGTCAAACCCGTCAATGCAATACGGTTACGTGCCCCTGGTGGTTCATTCATTTGGCCGTAGCACAGGGCTACTTTATCCAAAACGTTTGAATCTTTCATTTCATGGTAAAGGTCATTTCCTTCACGCGTTCGCTCGCCTACGCCTGCAAATACAGAATAGCCGCT of Sulfurospirillum tamanense contains these proteins:
- the atpD gene encoding F0F1 ATP synthase subunit beta → MNGVISQIMGPVVDVDFSGYLPKINEAIVVNYEVEGKPTKLVLEVAAHLGDGRVRTIAMDMSEGLTRGLLAVAQGSPIQVPVGEKVLGRILNVIGEAIDEGEPVETETKWPIHRDPPLFEEQSTKSEIFETGIKVVDLLAPYSKGGKVGLFGGAGVGKTVIIMELIHNVAFKHSGYSVFAGVGERTREGNDLYHEMKDSNVLDKVALCYGQMNEPPGARNRIALTGLTMAEYFRDEMGLDVLMFIDNIFRFSQSGAEMSALLGRIPSAVGYQPTLASEMGRFQERITSTKKGSITSVQAVYVPADDLTDPAPATVFAHLDATTVLNRSIAEKGIYPAVDPLDSSSRMLDPQILGEDHYQVARGVQAVLQKYKDLQDIIAILGMDELSEEDKMVVDRARKIEKFLSQPFFVAEVFTGSPGKYVTLEESIAGFKGILEGKYDDMPENAFYMVGSIEEAIAKAEKLKG